A window of Nicotiana tabacum cultivar K326 chromosome 24, ASM71507v2, whole genome shotgun sequence contains these coding sequences:
- the LOC142178306 gene encoding uncharacterized protein LOC142178306 — MVQGIPPTKKLFIGGDFNGHIGSTAGGYGKVHGGFDFGDRNGGGTSLFDLAKAFELVIVNSSFPKREEHLVTFQSVLAKTRIDYLLLRRCYNWLCKDCKVFPGESLATQHRLLVMDVGIMIKRKKRPVQGRPRIRWGALTIDKAQELEGMLSVLGAWRSGGDASAMWTMTTNCIREAVREVLGVSLWQPQRRMVVE; from the coding sequence atggTGCAGGGTATTCCGCCTACGAAGAAGTTATTTAttggaggggatttcaatggtcatattgggtcgacTGCTGGTGGCTATGGAAAGGTGCATGGAGGCTTCGACTTTGGGGATAGAAACGGAGGAGGTACTTCACTATTCGATTTGGCTAAGGCATTTGAGCTGGTGATTGTGAACTCTAGCTTCCCTAAGAGGGAGGAGCATTTGGTCACTTTCCAAAGTGTGTTGGCGAAGACTCGGATTGATTATCTCCTTCTCAGGAGGTGTTATAACtggttgtgcaaggattgcaaggtttTCCCGGGTGAGTCGCTTGCGACGCAGCATAGGCTCTTGGTTATGGATGTTGGTATCATGATTAAGAGGAAGAAGAGGCCTGTACAAGGACGGCCGAGGATTAGGTGGGGAGCCTTGACTATAGATAAAGCTCAAGAGTTGGAGGGGATGTTGTCGGTTTTGGGAGCCTGGAGGAGTGGCGGGGATGCGAGTGCTATGTGGACGATGACGACAAACTGTATAAGGGAGGCggtgagagaggtgttaggggtctctcTCTGGCAGCCACAAAGGCGAATGGTGGTGGAATGa